One window of Deltaproteobacteria bacterium genomic DNA carries:
- a CDS encoding ribulose-phosphate 3-epimerase yields MALIAPSILSADFARLGEEIQAVTAAGADLIHVDVMDGHFVPNITIGPPVVQALRKICSLPLDVHLMIAQPEGYIADFAEAGARIISVHVEASTHLHRTLTEIRRLGCQPGVVLNPATPLEYVTYVLDEVDLVLLMTVNPGFGGQDFIPAVVPKIAQLRELIDRRHLPIQIEVDGGINGKTIDQVAQAGTDIYVAGSAIFGKTDYSEAITELRTKIAAAQKEKAETGRDCGDK; encoded by the coding sequence ATGGCCCTGATTGCGCCGTCGATCCTGTCGGCCGATTTTGCCCGCTTAGGAGAAGAAATTCAGGCCGTCACCGCGGCCGGAGCCGATCTGATCCACGTCGATGTGATGGATGGTCATTTTGTCCCCAACATCACCATCGGCCCGCCGGTGGTCCAAGCGTTGCGCAAGATCTGCAGCCTGCCGCTGGATGTCCATCTGATGATTGCCCAACCCGAGGGCTATATTGCGGATTTTGCCGAGGCCGGGGCCAGAATCATTTCGGTGCACGTCGAAGCCTCTACCCATCTGCACCGCACTCTGACCGAAATCCGCCGCCTGGGTTGTCAGCCGGGGGTGGTGCTCAACCCGGCCACGCCTTTGGAGTACGTCACCTACGTGCTGGACGAAGTCGACTTGGTGCTGTTGATGACCGTCAATCCGGGGTTTGGCGGCCAGGATTTTATCCCCGCGGTGGTCCCTAAGATTGCCCAGTTACGCGAGCTCATTGACCGCCGTCATTTACCCATCCAGATCGAAGTTGATGGCGGTATCAATGGCAAGACCATTGACCAGGTGGCCCAGGCCGGAACCGACATCTATGTCGCCGGCAGCGCCATTTTTGGCAAGACCGATTACTCTGAAGCGATCACTGAGCTTAGGACCAAAATCGCCGCGGCTCAAAAAGAGAAAGCCGAAACCGGGCGGGATTGTGGCGATAAATAG
- a CDS encoding protein-L-isoaspartate(D-aspartate) O-methyltransferase — MVERDLRGRDITDPRVLAAMTRVPRHLFVDPSMAPEAYGDFPLPIPAGQTISQPYVVALMTQWAAIQPGQKVLEVGTGSGYQAAVLACLTEQVYSIELIPELAQTAAARLAKLGYSQVKVKSGDGYLGWPEYAPFDAILVTAAAPEVPPALKAQLQEGGRLIIPLKTFGGFQILTRLTKHGDRFTTERICPVSFVPLVNPQIAR; from the coding sequence ATGGTGGAGCGAGATCTGCGGGGCCGGGATATTACCGACCCTCGGGTGCTGGCGGCCATGACCCGGGTGCCGCGGCATCTGTTTGTCGACCCCAGCATGGCTCCCGAGGCCTATGGTGATTTTCCTTTGCCCATCCCCGCCGGGCAGACGATCTCACAGCCCTATGTCGTGGCCCTGATGACCCAGTGGGCCGCAATCCAGCCGGGCCAGAAGGTGCTGGAAGTGGGCACCGGCTCCGGTTATCAGGCCGCGGTTTTGGCCTGTTTGACAGAACAGGTTTATAGCATCGAATTGATCCCAGAGTTAGCCCAGACCGCCGCCGCCCGATTGGCCAAATTAGGTTATTCCCAGGTCAAAGTCAAAAGTGGCGACGGCTACCTGGGCTGGCCGGAATATGCCCCCTTTGATGCCATTCTGGTAACTGCCGCGGCTCCGGAAGTGCCCCCCGCCCTGAAGGCCCAGCTCCAGGAAGGGGGGCGGCTGATCATTCCCCTCAAAACCTTTGGCGGCTTCCAGATCTTAACCCGCCTTACCAAACACGGGGACCGCTTCACAACCGAACGCATCTGTCCGGTCAGTTTTGTGCCGCTGGTAAATCCACAAATAGCCCGATAG